A window of the Gordonia humi genome harbors these coding sequences:
- a CDS encoding acyl-CoA synthetase has product MEGFNLSRVLDTVAQAAGERDMLVWRGRRHTYAEVNRRATAFARFLLAQGCGARAERDDLDGHQSGQDHVGLYLRNDTAYVEAMVGGFRARCAPFNINYRYVEEELTYVLRSADASVLVYHAEFAPQVAAIRDSLPDLRVLVQVPDDSGNGLLPGAVDYTAILDAPVDGTVALPEPTGDDLFILFTGGTTGMPKGVLWRQHDIYLSSMGGTPFGTTEPFRSYDDVAAAATAAEQGMRIVLTPPFMHGAAQWTVFHIVTNGGTLVLPDANDRFDAANVWDLAIAEGAVMIPVVGDAMARPLVDHLEAQSEQWRASVPVAAIQNGGAPLTPAIRRRLHAAKPGLLVLDNVGSSETGIQMTMMSDGSGGDQPSHFVPTPDTTVVDDELTRVVEPGGDIGWLARKGYVPLGYLNDAAKTAKTFPVIDGTRWSLPGDRARLLADGSIELLGRDSVTINSGGEKIYAEEVERALTGHPAIRDVIVVGRPSEVWGQEVTAVVELDDGAAVTDEELRDHCRAHIASYKIPKTIVRCETVKRSPAGKADYRWARERATRSV; this is encoded by the coding sequence ATGGAGGGTTTCAATCTGTCTCGAGTGCTCGACACCGTCGCGCAGGCGGCAGGGGAGCGAGACATGCTCGTGTGGCGCGGGCGACGCCACACGTATGCCGAGGTCAACAGGAGGGCGACGGCCTTCGCGCGCTTCCTCCTCGCGCAGGGATGCGGGGCGCGTGCCGAACGCGACGATCTCGACGGCCATCAGTCCGGCCAGGATCACGTCGGTCTGTACCTGCGGAACGACACCGCGTACGTGGAGGCGATGGTCGGTGGCTTCCGTGCGCGGTGCGCGCCGTTCAACATCAACTATCGCTACGTCGAAGAAGAACTCACCTACGTCCTCCGCTCGGCTGATGCGTCCGTGCTGGTCTATCACGCAGAGTTCGCGCCGCAGGTCGCGGCGATCCGTGATTCACTGCCGGATCTGAGGGTCCTGGTCCAGGTGCCCGACGACAGTGGCAATGGTCTTCTCCCCGGAGCCGTCGACTACACGGCGATCCTCGACGCACCGGTCGACGGTACGGTGGCGCTGCCCGAGCCGACCGGCGACGACCTGTTCATCCTGTTCACCGGCGGTACCACCGGCATGCCGAAGGGCGTGTTGTGGCGCCAGCACGACATCTACCTCAGCTCGATGGGCGGCACGCCGTTCGGCACCACCGAGCCGTTCCGGTCCTACGACGACGTCGCGGCCGCGGCGACCGCCGCCGAGCAGGGCATGCGGATTGTGCTGACTCCGCCGTTCATGCACGGCGCCGCGCAATGGACCGTCTTCCACATCGTCACCAACGGCGGCACCCTCGTACTGCCCGACGCCAACGACCGATTCGACGCCGCGAACGTATGGGACCTCGCGATAGCCGAGGGCGCCGTGATGATCCCGGTGGTCGGCGATGCGATGGCCAGACCACTGGTCGACCATCTCGAAGCCCAGAGCGAACAGTGGCGGGCGAGCGTTCCGGTCGCGGCGATCCAGAACGGCGGCGCCCCGCTGACCCCGGCGATCCGCCGACGTCTCCACGCGGCGAAGCCGGGGCTGTTAGTCCTCGACAACGTCGGCTCGTCCGAGACCGGCATCCAGATGACCATGATGTCCGACGGCAGCGGAGGCGATCAGCCCTCGCACTTCGTGCCGACTCCGGACACGACGGTGGTCGACGACGAGCTGACTCGCGTCGTCGAACCGGGCGGGGACATCGGCTGGCTCGCACGGAAAGGGTACGTGCCGCTCGGCTACCTCAACGATGCGGCGAAGACGGCGAAGACCTTTCCTGTCATCGACGGAACACGGTGGTCGTTGCCCGGGGACCGTGCGCGGCTGCTCGCGGACGGTTCGATCGAGTTGCTCGGTCGCGACAGCGTCACCATCAACTCCGGCGGCGAGAAGATCTACGCCGAAGAGGTCGAGCGGGCTCTCACCGGACATCCGGCGATCCGCGACGTGATAGTGGTTGGCCGACCGTCGGAGGTCTGGGGGCAGGAGGTCACCGCCGTCGTCGAACTCGACGACGGTGCGGCGGTCACCGACGAAGAGCTTCGTGACCACTGCCGCGCACACATCGCGTCCTACAAGATTCCGAAGACCATTGTGCGATGCGAGACGGTCAAGCGCTCACCCGCGGGCAAGGCGGACTACCGATGGGCGCGGGAGCGGGCGACCCGGTCAGTCTGA
- a CDS encoding AMP-binding protein gives MSTPDDAVAVFRDIESELTGSNGPFAVVDAVVGGETMRVYRDTPASFDDVFTSLVNEHPDEVLLVEDGAAYTYRQVGDQAGVIAASLARRVGVRDGDRVGIAMKNRVEFIVALVAIGRCGGVAVLFNSREAEVEIAAAVSDAECVAILADGPRAARIRARDRSTPIVVVDDDRIDEPVYRYADLAAGRDSTASRPAPEADAPSWILFTSGTSGRSKGVVLTHRNVCTLVVSLRLFTETGVVTNARKYGMEPDAIRGLMPRLSALLVFPLFHTSGLVALMTTMFTGGVVVIMPRWDVRLAIDLIEQHRLAMLAGPPMVIVDVLNEASPVERIGSLINVAAAGQTTPPDLVAKLSRVLPAAGRGVGWGMTETTASVSTAGGDVLAAHPDTSGSASPVMEVRAVDASGHVVSGSGVVGELQVRGPQVMAGYLNRPEETAAVFDGSWYRTGDLGYVDDRGLIYVVDRVKDIVITGGENVYCAEVEYVLLASEQFTEVAVFGAIDERLGERVVAAVTVVDGVELSADDVRDIVRASLAAYKAPADVVFGFGPLPRNATGKVLKRALRDRYAASDET, from the coding sequence GTGTCGACGCCTGACGACGCCGTCGCCGTCTTTCGTGACATCGAGTCCGAACTCACCGGATCGAACGGTCCGTTCGCAGTGGTCGACGCCGTTGTCGGCGGCGAGACGATGCGCGTGTACCGCGACACCCCAGCCAGCTTCGATGACGTGTTCACCTCGCTTGTGAACGAGCATCCGGACGAAGTCCTGCTCGTCGAGGACGGTGCTGCGTACACCTATCGCCAGGTCGGTGATCAAGCAGGGGTAATCGCGGCGTCGTTGGCGCGCCGCGTCGGCGTCCGTGACGGTGATCGTGTCGGAATCGCGATGAAGAATCGCGTCGAGTTCATCGTGGCGCTGGTCGCGATCGGCCGATGCGGCGGAGTCGCAGTCCTGTTCAACAGCCGAGAGGCCGAGGTCGAGATCGCCGCGGCGGTCTCGGACGCGGAGTGCGTCGCGATCCTCGCCGACGGACCGCGCGCGGCACGTATCCGTGCCCGTGACCGGTCCACGCCGATCGTCGTCGTCGACGATGACCGCATCGACGAGCCGGTGTACCGATACGCCGACCTCGCCGCGGGCCGTGATTCGACGGCGAGCCGTCCCGCGCCCGAGGCCGACGCGCCGTCGTGGATTCTGTTCACGTCGGGGACATCGGGCAGATCGAAGGGCGTCGTACTCACACACCGCAATGTGTGCACTCTGGTGGTGAGTCTGCGGTTGTTCACAGAGACCGGGGTCGTCACGAACGCCCGCAAGTACGGCATGGAACCCGACGCGATTCGTGGGTTGATGCCGAGACTGTCCGCACTGCTGGTCTTCCCGCTGTTCCACACCTCGGGGCTGGTGGCGTTGATGACGACGATGTTCACCGGTGGGGTCGTCGTGATCATGCCCCGGTGGGACGTCCGCCTCGCGATCGATCTGATCGAGCAGCACCGTCTGGCGATGTTGGCCGGACCCCCGATGGTCATCGTGGACGTGCTGAACGAGGCGTCCCCTGTGGAACGCATCGGGAGCTTGATCAACGTCGCCGCCGCCGGTCAGACGACGCCGCCGGACCTGGTCGCGAAACTGTCGCGTGTCCTTCCGGCCGCGGGGCGCGGCGTCGGCTGGGGGATGACGGAGACGACGGCCAGCGTGAGCACGGCCGGTGGCGACGTACTCGCGGCCCATCCGGACACGTCGGGATCGGCGAGCCCGGTGATGGAGGTCAGGGCCGTCGACGCGTCCGGACACGTGGTGTCCGGGTCGGGAGTGGTCGGCGAACTTCAGGTCCGCGGTCCGCAGGTGATGGCGGGATACCTGAATCGACCGGAGGAGACCGCCGCGGTCTTCGACGGATCGTGGTACCGCACGGGCGATCTCGGCTACGTCGATGACCGAGGTCTGATCTATGTGGTCGATCGCGTGAAAGACATCGTGATCACCGGTGGCGAGAACGTGTACTGCGCGGAGGTCGAGTACGTGCTGCTCGCGTCGGAGCAGTTCACAGAAGTCGCCGTCTTCGGTGCGATCGACGAGCGTCTCGGTGAGCGCGTGGTCGCGGCCGTGACCGTGGTCGACGGAGTGGAGTTGTCGGCCGACGACGTTCGCGACATCGTGCGTGCGTCGCTTGCGGCGTACAAGGCACCGGCCGATGTCGTCTTCGGCTTCGGTCCGTTGCCGCGCAATGCGACGGGGAAGGTCCTCAAGCGAGCCTTGCGCGACCGGTACGCCGCGAGCGATGAGACGTAG
- a CDS encoding LLM class F420-dependent oxidoreductase translates to MDFGIVQFTSDRGLAPSILAPLIENAGFSAYYVPEHGHIPTRRDAAHPQTGDSSLPDDRYMRTLDPWVSLSAAAAVTSRIRLGTAVALPVQSDPITLAKQIATLDHLSNGRVTLGVGFGWNLDELGDHDVPPKRRRTMLREYLEAMRALWSQKEAQYAGEFVNFGPSWAWPKTVQQPGPPTLVGAAGTEKNFRWIARSADGWITTPNEEDIEDSVVLLKRIWSEAGRDGDPQIVVLDFKPVAEKLERWRELGVTSVLYGVPDDSEERAAGYLAKLAGKLEIGRVDA, encoded by the coding sequence ATGGATTTCGGGATCGTCCAGTTCACGAGTGACCGGGGCCTGGCTCCATCGATTCTCGCCCCGCTGATCGAGAACGCCGGTTTTAGTGCGTACTACGTTCCCGAACACGGTCACATCCCGACGCGCCGAGACGCGGCGCATCCGCAGACCGGCGACTCGTCGCTTCCCGACGACCGCTACATGCGGACGCTCGACCCGTGGGTGTCGTTGAGTGCGGCGGCCGCGGTGACGTCCCGGATCCGGCTCGGCACGGCCGTCGCGCTGCCCGTCCAGTCGGACCCCATCACACTCGCCAAGCAGATCGCGACGCTCGACCACCTGTCGAACGGTCGAGTCACACTGGGAGTGGGCTTCGGCTGGAACCTCGACGAGCTCGGCGATCACGATGTGCCGCCGAAGCGTCGTCGCACGATGCTGCGCGAGTACCTTGAGGCCATGCGTGCGCTCTGGTCGCAGAAGGAGGCACAGTACGCGGGCGAGTTCGTGAACTTCGGGCCGAGCTGGGCGTGGCCCAAGACCGTCCAGCAGCCCGGTCCGCCGACACTGGTGGGCGCGGCGGGCACCGAGAAGAACTTCAGATGGATCGCGCGGAGTGCGGACGGCTGGATCACGACGCCGAACGAGGAGGACATCGAGGACTCCGTCGTGCTCCTGAAGCGGATCTGGTCGGAGGCGGGGCGGGACGGTGATCCACAGATCGTCGTCCTCGACTTCAAACCCGTCGCGGAGAAGCTGGAACGCTGGCGTGAGCTCGGTGTCACATCGGTGCTGTACGGCGTGCCGGACGACTCCGAGGAGCGCGCGGCGGGCTACCTCGCCAAGCTCGCGGGCAAACTGGAGATCGGCCGTGTCGACGCCTGA
- a CDS encoding acyl-CoA dehydrogenase family protein: protein MGEVLARIEEHAEQIRAAGVEGDELMRLADSSAGRLRETGVIKMLQPVRYGGGGAHPREFAETVMGVAAMDGATGWVSGIVGIHPWEIAFADPKVQEEIWGRDDDVWVASPYAPMGVATPVDGGYTLKGRWQFSSGTDHCQWVILGAMVGDENGKPQMPPTILHVILPRSDYTIIDDSWDVIGLRGTGSKDVVVDGAYIPAYRTLKSDDVSDGTAPRAAGLTDPTSLMPFSCMFPLGITAAVIGIAEGALACHIAAQRERVAITGQKIKEDPYVLYAIGESAAEIAASRAALLETVDRFYDKTEAGHTISFSERAIGRRTQTAAAWRAVRAVDEIFARSGGGALHRKFPMQRFFRDAHAGLAHAIHVPGSIFHASALTQLGGEPQGMMRNMI from the coding sequence ATGGGCGAGGTTCTCGCACGTATCGAAGAGCATGCGGAGCAGATCCGCGCGGCGGGCGTCGAAGGCGACGAACTCATGAGACTGGCCGACTCGTCCGCGGGTCGGCTGCGGGAGACCGGCGTCATCAAGATGCTGCAACCGGTGCGGTACGGGGGCGGTGGTGCGCATCCGCGCGAATTCGCCGAGACGGTCATGGGCGTGGCGGCGATGGACGGCGCCACCGGGTGGGTGTCGGGCATCGTCGGCATCCACCCGTGGGAGATCGCGTTCGCCGACCCCAAGGTGCAGGAGGAGATCTGGGGCCGCGACGACGACGTCTGGGTCGCCTCGCCGTACGCTCCGATGGGTGTGGCTACGCCGGTGGATGGCGGCTACACCCTGAAGGGGCGGTGGCAGTTCTCGTCCGGAACGGACCACTGTCAGTGGGTGATCCTCGGTGCGATGGTCGGCGACGAGAACGGCAAGCCGCAGATGCCGCCGACGATCCTCCACGTGATCCTGCCGCGGTCGGACTACACGATCATCGACGACTCGTGGGATGTCATCGGACTGCGCGGCACCGGTTCGAAGGATGTCGTCGTCGACGGCGCGTACATTCCCGCGTACCGGACTCTCAAGTCCGACGACGTCTCCGACGGGACCGCGCCGCGCGCGGCGGGCCTGACCGACCCGACGTCGCTGATGCCGTTCAGCTGCATGTTCCCGCTCGGCATCACGGCTGCGGTGATCGGCATCGCCGAAGGTGCACTGGCCTGTCACATCGCGGCGCAGAGGGAGCGTGTCGCGATCACCGGGCAGAAGATCAAGGAGGATCCGTACGTCCTCTATGCGATCGGCGAGTCGGCGGCCGAGATCGCGGCCTCGCGCGCCGCACTGCTGGAGACCGTCGACCGGTTCTACGACAAGACCGAAGCGGGGCACACGATCTCGTTCTCCGAGCGCGCGATCGGGCGTCGCACGCAGACCGCCGCGGCGTGGCGTGCCGTGCGCGCGGTCGACGAGATCTTCGCGCGGTCGGGTGGCGGAGCGCTCCATCGGAAGTTCCCCATGCAACGGTTCTTCCGCGATGCGCACGCCGGCCTCGCCCATGCGATCCACGTGCCGGGATCGATCTTCCACGCGTCGGCATTGACCCAGCTCGGCGGAGAACCGCAGGGGATGATGCGGAATATGATCTGA
- a CDS encoding GAF domain-containing protein, with amino-acid sequence MPEGWFLVDTVGEMPAVLLVGARSKQWRPLSNEFRGSVHKTVLRLVETVLNNLKQSQVLIDLAGPRLALASPVLGPSRQVHGVLMWIGDPDETPPAEPRARAWEWDLTDRVSPSAVTDPRNPRVPSETLTDRLSRVARPADVARIATDVRVADVGFRSTGEWIDVHGAVHRYTHRCIATFDGPRILGVSVQLPDLLGEDDPDMVAYRVANLSAQAGRVAPALIDAVSGRVIAWLTAARPDLPTTVLSGAAHGFRPLVTKPWPMAPELLLAVYPTS; translated from the coding sequence ATGCCCGAAGGATGGTTTCTCGTGGACACCGTTGGGGAGATGCCCGCGGTGCTGTTGGTCGGTGCCCGCTCGAAACAATGGCGCCCGCTGTCGAACGAGTTCCGCGGCTCGGTGCACAAGACCGTCCTTCGGCTAGTCGAGACAGTCCTCAACAATCTGAAACAATCGCAAGTCCTCATCGACCTGGCCGGGCCGCGGCTCGCTCTCGCGTCCCCGGTACTGGGTCCGTCCAGGCAGGTGCACGGCGTCCTCATGTGGATCGGAGATCCCGATGAGACACCACCTGCCGAACCGCGCGCACGGGCATGGGAATGGGATCTGACAGATCGGGTGTCACCCTCCGCCGTGACCGATCCACGCAACCCGCGAGTACCGTCCGAGACTTTGACCGATCGGCTGTCACGAGTGGCCCGACCCGCCGATGTGGCCAGGATCGCCACGGACGTTCGGGTGGCCGACGTCGGCTTCCGGAGTACGGGGGAGTGGATCGACGTCCACGGCGCCGTTCACAGGTACACCCATCGCTGCATCGCGACGTTCGACGGTCCACGAATTCTCGGCGTCTCCGTACAACTACCTGATCTCCTGGGGGAGGACGATCCAGACATGGTCGCGTACCGGGTCGCGAACCTGTCGGCCCAGGCGGGCCGAGTCGCGCCGGCACTGATCGACGCTGTGAGCGGCCGGGTGATCGCATGGCTGACAGCCGCTCGGCCCGACCTGCCGACGACGGTGCTCAGCGGAGCCGCCCACGGATTCCGCCCTCTCGTCACGAAGCCGTGGCCGATGGCGCCTGAACTGCTCCTCGCTGTCTACCCGACGTCATAG
- a CDS encoding FAD-dependent monooxygenase — MTGADHNDVIVIGGGPVGMLVANELALHGISALVLEQRGEVSEYPKAGTYHARAIATLARRGMITVPRVTTDHRQETVEPFQFAGYPWLSVRGRTIDGPVMLGIAQADLERAIARRAEASGARVLRRHKAISVEQDDEGVRVVAAGPDGVEQSFAAGYVVGADGGRSTVRRSGAFAVREYAPTMRAILGLAHVPHPEQLRPGWTPTPRGWTLLNLNRYGDSRLIVFEFDGPITDRAEPVTPEEFTAAVDRAAGSHVDLVEPHYLNRFSDYSRVVDNYRHGRLLLAGDAAHIHYPLGGQGLNTGINDAVNLGWKLAAVLTGAADERLLDTYGAEREAIGKWLIDNTRLQSTLMNPDPANEPLRNMVEKWLREPAAHDWLADQINGTSVRHPVHDGDARAHPLDGEFVPDFELGAIDGATLSVAELLQRGEFLVLARASVAQTVDEAVELPFSRIVAVSSGLPEEYPDVVLVRPDGYVAWAGGPDAIIEMTESVRRHFGLRAKVRTPAAIDV, encoded by the coding sequence GTGACAGGAGCAGACCACAACGACGTCATCGTGATCGGTGGCGGTCCCGTCGGCATGCTCGTAGCCAATGAGCTGGCGCTGCATGGAATCTCGGCCCTCGTGCTGGAGCAGCGTGGTGAGGTGAGCGAGTATCCCAAGGCCGGGACGTACCACGCACGGGCCATCGCGACGCTGGCGCGGCGCGGGATGATCACAGTTCCACGAGTCACGACAGACCATCGGCAGGAGACCGTCGAACCCTTCCAGTTCGCCGGTTATCCGTGGCTCAGCGTACGAGGTCGCACCATCGACGGTCCGGTGATGCTGGGAATCGCCCAGGCCGATCTCGAGCGCGCGATCGCTCGGCGGGCAGAGGCGTCGGGAGCGCGGGTTCTACGTCGGCACAAGGCAATCAGTGTCGAGCAGGACGACGAAGGTGTGCGTGTGGTCGCTGCGGGCCCGGACGGAGTCGAACAATCCTTCGCAGCCGGGTACGTGGTCGGCGCCGACGGCGGGCGCAGCACGGTGCGGCGATCGGGGGCGTTCGCCGTACGCGAGTACGCGCCCACCATGCGAGCGATTCTCGGTCTGGCCCACGTACCGCACCCGGAACAGCTGCGCCCCGGATGGACGCCCACCCCGCGTGGTTGGACGCTGTTGAACCTCAACCGCTACGGGGACAGTCGCCTCATCGTCTTCGAATTCGACGGCCCGATAACCGATCGCGCAGAGCCGGTCACTCCGGAGGAGTTCACGGCAGCCGTAGACCGCGCCGCGGGGTCACATGTGGATCTCGTCGAGCCCCACTATTTGAACCGGTTCAGCGACTACAGCCGCGTGGTGGACAACTATCGACACGGGCGGCTTCTCCTCGCGGGCGACGCTGCGCACATCCACTACCCGCTGGGCGGGCAGGGCCTCAACACCGGCATCAACGATGCCGTCAACCTCGGGTGGAAGCTCGCAGCCGTCCTCACCGGCGCCGCCGACGAGCGGCTACTGGACACATACGGAGCAGAGCGCGAAGCGATCGGGAAATGGCTCATCGACAACACTCGGCTGCAGTCCACCTTGATGAATCCAGATCCCGCGAACGAGCCGTTGCGAAACATGGTCGAGAAATGGTTACGCGAGCCGGCCGCGCACGACTGGCTCGCCGATCAGATCAACGGAACCTCCGTGCGGCACCCGGTGCATGACGGTGACGCGAGAGCGCATCCGCTCGACGGCGAATTCGTACCGGATTTCGAGCTCGGGGCGATCGACGGTGCGACACTCTCCGTCGCCGAACTTCTCCAACGGGGAGAGTTCCTCGTACTGGCGCGGGCGAGCGTCGCCCAGACTGTAGACGAAGCCGTCGAACTGCCGTTCTCCCGGATCGTGGCAGTGTCTTCAGGCCTGCCCGAGGAGTATCCGGATGTCGTCCTGGTGCGACCCGACGGCTATGTGGCGTGGGCGGGTGGACCTGACGCGATCATCGAGATGACCGAGAGCGTGCGCAGACACTTCGGTCTCCGCGCCAAGGTACGAACGCCCGCGGCGATCGACGTATAG
- a CDS encoding cytochrome P450, with protein MTTTTSTAAADNAVFPAPSVSDIPLLDTPAPYVREWAGADGLTRIELPSGHEAISLTAYDHVKTLMLDRTASRALCNVDGGPSFMPTNWAPEVLINLDAPVHGIVREFVSHEFSARAIAALAPLIAELTNAALDDLEATAEPDLVGQVFRVVPARMVCRLLGVDDALAPWMNELGRRIQLAPRDDVPLIERSWIELYGWVRRLVAGQEPFSDDGLVATYRRRAAQPEFAVVDDSLIAGTVMGIVLGGDNNVATMLTKTAYAALAEPELYRSVVHGDATVEGLVEEILRLMPLGTPGSFPRELTRPLEVGGVEIPAGAIVYPHINAANRDPEVFDSPLRIDPTRPGRRHLQYGYGMHRCMGSALAQIELITVLDAVVMRLPDLRLAVPPEQIEWDLGTGLRRPVRLPVVVGQNKAVHR; from the coding sequence ATGACCACCACGACCTCCACGGCTGCCGCTGACAACGCCGTATTCCCCGCGCCCTCGGTCAGCGACATCCCACTGCTCGACACGCCCGCCCCGTACGTCCGGGAATGGGCCGGGGCCGACGGCCTCACCCGAATCGAGCTCCCGAGCGGACATGAGGCGATCAGCCTCACGGCCTACGACCACGTCAAGACACTCATGCTGGACCGAACCGCGAGCCGAGCCCTGTGCAACGTCGACGGCGGCCCGTCGTTCATGCCGACGAACTGGGCGCCGGAAGTACTGATCAACCTCGATGCCCCGGTGCACGGGATCGTCCGCGAATTCGTATCCCATGAATTCAGCGCCCGGGCCATCGCCGCTCTCGCACCACTCATCGCAGAGTTGACGAATGCCGCCCTCGACGACCTCGAAGCAACTGCCGAACCAGACCTCGTCGGGCAGGTGTTTCGGGTGGTGCCCGCCCGGATGGTGTGCCGCCTACTCGGGGTCGACGACGCCCTCGCGCCGTGGATGAACGAGTTGGGTCGGCGGATTCAACTCGCACCGCGCGACGACGTCCCGTTGATCGAGCGGTCCTGGATAGAACTCTACGGCTGGGTCCGACGCCTGGTGGCAGGGCAGGAGCCGTTCTCCGACGATGGCCTCGTGGCAACGTACCGTCGTCGCGCAGCACAGCCCGAGTTCGCCGTGGTCGACGATTCCCTGATCGCCGGGACGGTCATGGGCATCGTGCTGGGCGGCGACAACAATGTCGCGACGATGTTGACTAAGACGGCGTACGCGGCGCTGGCAGAGCCCGAACTGTATCGGTCCGTCGTCCACGGCGACGCCACGGTCGAAGGGCTCGTCGAAGAGATCTTGCGTCTGATGCCGCTCGGCACCCCCGGATCCTTCCCACGGGAGTTGACGCGACCACTCGAGGTGGGCGGTGTCGAGATCCCGGCCGGAGCGATCGTCTATCCGCATATCAATGCCGCCAATCGCGACCCGGAGGTCTTCGACAGCCCGCTGCGCATCGATCCGACCCGGCCGGGACGCCGTCACCTGCAGTACGGCTACGGTATGCACCGCTGTATGGGATCGGCCCTTGCCCAGATCGAACTGATCACGGTTCTCGATGCGGTCGTGATGCGGCTCCCCGATCTGCGACTCGCGGTACCACCTGAGCAGATCGAATGGGACCTGGGCACCGGACTCCGTCGTCCGGTGCGGCTTCCCGTGGTAGTCGGACAGAACAAGGCGGTGCACCGGTGA
- a CDS encoding MFS transporter, whose amino-acid sequence MTHTSPSGNGRPGVLLAAILLGVVVVPTGVSGTGVALPHIAADLGSQPAQLQWVVNGFNLTFAVFSLVAGSIADHLGRRRGLLLGGVVFAAAGVLSALSPDLVVLDLARALAGVGAAIIFACSGALIAITFSGKAAARAFALFGTAAGVGLGLGPSISSAAIALIGWTGIFWFNAVAIIIAIALVLLSGVHDTPAQDTGQIDYRGALVFAAALSLVIAGVAQSSSWGWSSPGTIVLVAGGILLLAVFVRLQAVTGNPLLDLSLLRSPRLVGLLLVPVAGAVGFVTLLTYYPTFLTGVWQLGSGSVGAVMLIMTVPVIVGPIVAGALHGRGVPTWVILGASVAFYVIGAALLTRENTAVDVPDLILPFVLLGAGFGLGVGLVDGQAIGSVPEEKSGMVSGLVSTVRLGSEAVVVAVFASALSVGVGGKVRQVLPDTLDAGDQDTIVDRVVTGEIHDASGVAADALREAFATGLVPLLWTIVGVSAVLAVSIVVLLRRTAEPTTTTAGSEHATPAAAERDPLGVAEATREHAIDSRIISERTPR is encoded by the coding sequence ATGACCCACACGTCGCCGTCCGGAAACGGCCGCCCCGGCGTCCTGCTCGCCGCAATCCTGCTCGGGGTCGTCGTGGTTCCCACGGGCGTATCCGGTACCGGTGTCGCACTCCCGCACATCGCGGCCGACCTCGGGTCGCAACCCGCACAGCTTCAGTGGGTGGTCAACGGGTTCAACCTCACCTTCGCGGTGTTCAGCCTCGTGGCCGGATCGATCGCCGATCACCTGGGCCGCCGCCGCGGACTACTGCTGGGCGGCGTCGTGTTCGCCGCCGCGGGCGTCCTGAGCGCACTCAGCCCCGACCTCGTCGTTCTCGACCTTGCTCGCGCACTCGCGGGAGTCGGTGCGGCGATCATCTTCGCCTGCTCGGGTGCGCTGATCGCCATCACCTTCTCCGGCAAGGCTGCGGCCCGCGCCTTCGCTCTGTTCGGCACTGCAGCAGGTGTCGGGCTCGGGCTCGGGCCGAGCATCTCCTCGGCCGCCATCGCGCTCATCGGTTGGACGGGCATCTTCTGGTTCAACGCCGTGGCGATCATCATCGCCATCGCGCTCGTTCTTCTGTCCGGCGTACACGACACCCCGGCCCAGGACACCGGACAGATCGACTACCGCGGAGCCCTTGTGTTCGCGGCCGCACTGAGCCTTGTGATCGCCGGTGTCGCACAGAGCAGTTCCTGGGGTTGGTCGTCACCGGGCACGATCGTTCTCGTCGCCGGGGGAATCCTGCTGCTCGCTGTGTTCGTGCGCCTGCAGGCGGTCACCGGCAACCCGCTGCTCGACCTGAGCCTGCTGCGGTCTCCGCGGCTGGTCGGGCTGCTTCTCGTTCCCGTTGCGGGAGCCGTCGGCTTCGTCACGTTGCTCACCTACTACCCGACGTTCCTGACCGGGGTCTGGCAGCTGGGTTCCGGATCGGTCGGGGCAGTCATGCTGATCATGACGGTCCCCGTGATCGTGGGCCCGATCGTCGCGGGGGCGTTGCACGGCCGCGGCGTGCCGACGTGGGTGATCCTCGGTGCAAGCGTCGCGTTCTACGTCATCGGAGCGGCGCTGCTCACCCGCGAGAACACCGCCGTGGATGTGCCCGACCTGATACTTCCGTTCGTGCTGTTGGGCGCGGGGTTCGGGCTCGGGGTCGGTCTCGTCGACGGACAGGCGATCGGCTCGGTCCCCGAGGAGAAGTCGGGCATGGTGTCGGGCCTGGTGTCCACTGTCAGGCTCGGCAGCGAAGCCGTCGTCGTCGCGGTGTTCGCCAGTGCACTCTCGGTGGGCGTCGGCGGGAAGGTGCGGCAGGTGCTGCCCGACACTCTGGACGCCGGGGATCAGGACACGATCGTCGACCGGGTCGTCACAGGCGAGATCCACGATGCCTCCGGAGTCGCGGCCGATGCGCTGCGCGAAGCCTTCGCCACGGGGTTGGTGCCCCTGCTGTGGACGATCGTCGGAGTCAGCGCAGTGCTCGCTGTTTCCATCGTGGTGCTGCTGCGCAGGACGGCCGAGCCCACCACTACGACGGCGGGCTCCGAGCACGCGACACCCGCTGCGGCCGAGCGTGATCCATTGGGCGTCGCGGAAGCGACACGTGAGCATGCGATCGATTCCCGAATCATTTCCGAGAGGACCCCTCGATGA